GTCCGGCCGCGTTAACGTGTATTGCGTTGCGATCCCCCGGTCCGTCTTCATATACTCGACCATCACGAATTTCTTGGCTGTCCGCGTGGTCATCACTAATTTATCTAGTTTAGATAACTTAGTGTCAGCAATCACACCACTCTTTTGTCCAATCTGATAGGCCTTAGCCGTCGTCATTTTCTGTAATGGGACGACCTTAAGCTTCAAATGCTTATTCGGATCTCTCCAAGACCACTTCACGATCTTAAACTGCGAGCGGCTGTTCAACGCCACGGCATGAAAGGCCCCCTTACCTCCGGGGAACTTTTTGGAGGAGACATTAAAGTAGTCCTGTCCGTTTCGAACCATGACCTTCCACGCCAGGGAAAGTTGACTTCCCTTCTTAATCGTCACCACCCGTTTCCAGTTTTTGTGCCCAGCGTAGTGCTGCCGATTCAAGTTATTGACCTGCTTTTGCGTGGTCAAGTAGGGCTTATTGTTAACCCCGTAGAGGTAGACTTTCAGGGGCCGTTTAGCCCGAATCGTAAAGTTCTTTTCCTTAGCCTGCCGGGTAAAACTAGCCATCCCCTTGGTCGTCTTCGCTTGCGCTGATTGGGTTGAACTCAACCCGACCGTGACGAAGGTCATCGCTGCCAAAGCCATGACCGTACCGCGAACCATTTGTTTAAACATCAAAGCAACTCCCCTTATGTATCTAATTTTAGCTTAACTGATTACTAGGATAATCGTTAACCCAAGATAATATTAGGCGATTGGGTAAGGTTAGTAAAATGCAGACTTCCTTCGTTTCTGCACTTTATCCGTCAAAAAATGGACCGCCACCCCATCAGGTGACGGCCCATTTTCATTCGGTTAACGTTTACTCCAGATACTGCTTCGTGGCGGCCACAATGTCTTGTAACCCCTTCTTGGCATCGGAGAAGAACATTTGCGTGTTATCCATGGAGAATAACGGGTTTTGAATCCCGGCATACCCGGTACTCATCGACCGTTTGATAACCACCACGGACTTCGACTTGTCGACGTCCAGAATTGGCATTCCGGAGATTTCGTTGCCACTTTCCCGCGCTAACGGGTTGGTAACGTCGTTGGCCCCGATGACCAACGACACGTCGGTGTTTTCAAACATCGGGTTGGCATCGTCCAGTTGCTTCATCTGTTCGTACGGCACGTTCACGTCGGCCAACAGCACGTTCATGTGCCCTGGCATCCGCCCGGCAACCGGGTGAATCGCGTAGTCGACGTTGATACCCTTATCCGTCAAGACCTTCGCCAATTCGGCAACTTCGTGTTGTGCTTGAGCGGCGGCTAACCCGTACCCGGGCACGATCATCACGTTGTGAGCGTAAGCCAACTGCAACCCAATATCGTCGGCGGAAGTTTCCTTGACGTCGACGGGCACGGCATCGGCGGTGCTGTTTGCATCGCTGTCGCCAGTCCCGAAGCCCCCGGCCAAAATGTTGGCCACGGACCGGTTCATGGCATCAGCCATTTGCAGCGTCAAGATGGTCCCGGCGGCCCCAACTAAGGCCCCGGCGATGATCAAGACTTGGTTATTGATGACGAACCCGGCAAAGGCCACGGCCAACCCAGTGAAGGCGTTCAACAGGGAAACCACGACCGGCATGTCGGCCCCACCAATTGGTAAGGTCATCAACAGCCCGAAAATTAAACTCATGACCAATGCCAAGATAACGTACCAGACGTTAGTTGGCGATGCCATCATGAACCAAGCCGAAACCAAAATGGCAACCACTACGATGATGTTCAGTAAGCGGGCCCCCGGGAAGGTAATTGGCTTTCCGGGAACTTTCCCGGATAATTTCCCCGTGGCAATCAATGACCCGGAGAAAGTAATCCCCCCGATCACCACGTCCAGAAAGACGGGTAGCGAGAAGGCCAAGCTCAGGGTCGCGCCATCACCCTTCAACAGGTAATCGAAGATCCCGATAACGGCGGCAGCCCCGCCCCCAACGGCGTTAAATAAACTAACTAATTGTGGCACATCGGTCATTGGCACCTTGCGTGCTTTGACCATCCCGTACAGAATCCCGAGTGCTAAGCCCAAGATTAAGACGATCCAGCCGACACTGTCGATGGTGCCTTCCACGATGATCGTCACGATAATCGTGATGACGGCTAAGAACATCCCAATGGCCGATAAGCCGTTCCCGTGCCGGGCGGTCTTTGGTGACCGCATCATATGTACCCCGAGAACGTAGCAGACGGCTGAAATCAGATAAATTAATGCTGATACCGTTTGTAATGCACTCATTTGCGATCAGCCTCCCCTTGTTTAGCGGCCGGCTTGCGGTCAAACATGCCCAGCATCCGGTCGGTGACGGTGTACCCACCCGCGACGTTAACCGCCGAGAAGAAGGCCCCTAAGAAGGCTAAGATGTAGAATGGCCAGCTGTTGGCTTCGGCCGCGATTACGAAGGCCCCCACAACAACGACCCCGTGAATGGCGTTGGCCCCAGACATCATGGGCGTTTGTAGCGTCGCAGGAATCTTACTCATAACTTCAAACCCAACTAATAGACTCAATACAAAAATAGCTAAATTCGTAAATAACTCTTCACTCATGACTAATCAGCTCCTTTAGTCTTGGATTCTTCGGAGGAGTCATCGGCAGCGGACGATTGGGCTTCATCAGTCGTTGCTTCCGCTGGTTCGGGATGCCGATCCGGCAACTTCATTGCGGAGCGTTCACGGCTACTGATGATGTCACCCTGGTAGGTCGCCAGTAATTCACCGACCACCTCATCGTCAACATCAAAGACCAGTTCACCGTCTTTAGTGATATCGTTGATGACGGCTTGCACGTTCTTGGCAAACATGTCGGAAGCCGATGCTGGCAACTGACTCGCCATATCGCCAGCCGCGATAATCTGGGCGCCGTTTGGCGTGGTAACCGTTTCGTCGGCCTTAGAACCAGCCACGTTACCGCCCAGTTCACTGGCAGCTAAGTCAATGAAGACCGTCCCAGGCTTAGCATTGTCCACGGAATCCTGGGTAACCAACAATGGTGGCCGCCGTCCAGGCACTTGAGCGGTCGTGATAATCACGTCATTTTCCGCAATAAATCCGGCTAACTCTTCCTGTTGCTTTGCGGTTTCTTCCGGCGTCAAGGCCCGTGCGTAACCGCCTTCACCGGTGGCCGAAACGGATGTCGTCAGGAACGTCGCCCCTAAGGATTCCACTTCGCCCCGTGACGCTGGTCGAATATCGTACCCGGAAACCATGGCCCCGAGTCGTTTAGCGGTCCCAATCGCTTGGAGTCCCGCAACCCCGGTCCCTAAGACTAGCACCTTGGTAGGCTTAGCGGTCCCAGCGGCGGTAATCATCATTGGGAAGTACCGGGTGAACTTATCTGCGGCCAAGAGCGCCGCCTTGTATCCCGCAACACTGGCCTGTGAACTTAAAACGTCCATCGTTTGGGCCCGTGAAACCGTCCGTGGTAGGAGTTCGAAAGCCAGCGCATTAACCTTTTTGGCCGCTAACTTTTTAACAAACTCCAAGTCTGTAAGCGGTGCCAATAATCCTAATAACGTTTGCCCCGCTTGTAAGTGATCCACGACATTGTCGCCGGGTTGACCAATCGTCGCAATAATCGACGCTTTTTCAACCGCAGTATTCCGATCCACTACCTGAGCCCCAGCATCCGTATACGCGGAATCCTGGTAGAAGGCCTGCTGACCCGCGTTCTTTTCGATCAAGACCTGATAATCGCTCTTGACCATCTTGCGGACAACATCCGGTGACAGGGCGACCCGGTTTTCACCCGGCGCCTCTTTCAAAGCCGAAATGGTAATTGCCATACCACACATCTCCTTTTAACAAATTCTTCACAATTCCACTATAAAGCAATTAATCGCGCAAAACAATGGTTAGACATCAGAATTATAGAAAGTCATTTTCTATAATTCACCAATCCCGGTGGTTGGGGGTTGCCACGTTCAAACCATTTAGCACCACTCCTTAGGACACAATCGATACTCTGTCATTCGTGCGCCACCCTATGAGCACGCAACGACAACCCGTTGCACAAATGATAGCGTTTTCACAACCCAATCGTTTACTACCTATTTTCTCGAGCATCCCAATGGCTATCCCCGTCAAAAAATTTTCTGAAAATATTTTTCTACCTTAATTTAGACCAACAAAAAACGAGACAATTGCCCGTCGCAATTATCTCGTTGCACACTGTTCACAATCTCGCACTTAGACTCTCAACTTCCGGTACAGGGTCCAGCCGCTAACGCTCAGAAGCAAGGTGACGACTCCCACGATGGTGAGCCAGCCGTGAGCCTGCTCGTTAGTTTGTGGCAACGTACCGTGGGCCGTGGACCCTAACGAACCGGTTGGTCCCTGACCAGCAGCCACGCCGGCATTCGCCGTGGCTGTGCCGGCGGTGGCACCGCCAGTTACTGAACCAGCGGCACCCCCACCATTGGTCAAGCTTCCGGTGGAACCAGTTCCCGTTGTTGGCGCCGCGCCAGGAGTCGAAACACTTGGTGTGGTAGCCGGATGACCGGTACCTGGTTCGCTCGGGTTAGTGGTTGGTGGCGTCACACTGCTGCCGCCGTTGCCTGGTTCGCTCGGGTTGGTGGTTGGTGGCGTCACACCGCTGCCGCCGTTGCCTGGTTCGCTCGGGTTGGTGGTTGGTGGCGTCACACCGCTACCGCCGTTGCCTGGTTCGCTGGGATTAGTGGTTGGTGGCGTCACACCGCTACCGCCGTTGCCTGGTTCGCTCGGGTTGGTGGTTGGTGGCGTCACACCACTGCCGCCGTTACCTGGTTCGCTGGGATTAGTGGTTGGTGGCGTTACACCGCTGCCACCATTACCCGGTTCGCTTGGATTGGTGGTTGGTGGCGTCGTTGTGCTACCGCCTTCTCCTGGTTCACCAGGGGTCGGCGTAGTCGTCGCCTGATCCGTTTCGTGCAACTGACCAACCGCCGTGCCACCTTCCGTGGATGGTAAACGGAATCGCGGTGGTGTTTAACTCATAGCCGGCCGGTGCCTTAGTTTCCACTAGGGTATAATCGCCCGGAAGTAACCGATTTAACGTAATCTGGCCGTTCGCATCCGTGACTAAGCCAGCTTGGACCACTTGACCAGTACTATCGCGTAACTCAAATTCCGCACCGGGTAAGACGACGTCGTCGGTTCCCGTCTTGGTTAGAACCACGCTACCATAGCCCTGACCAGAACCGGTGCCACTACCACCATACGCAATGTTGGCGGTGACGGAACTACCGTTAGATGAAGCCGTATTGGTCCAGGTTTGGCTACCACCCGTAATGTTTGGCTTCGTTTGATACGTCATATCCACGGCCGTGGTGACATTAGCAAAGGTAAAGGTGATCTCTTGGCCGCTTTGGGAAACGGTCGGGGTCAACTTACCCCCGTTGCTGACGAAATTCCCACTGGCATCATAGGAACCGGTATTCGCCGTCACACTGCCCGGGATAAAGGTCTGATTCGGGCCTAAGGTATCCGTGACGGTGACGGTGCCGATATTCTGACTACCCGCGTTAAAGGCCACGTTCCAGGTCAGAGCCGTTGGCGTCCCATCCGGGGCCTTACTGCCGACCCAGCCAACCTTGTTTACTTTCCAATTGTTATCGGTTGGCTTGGTATCGGTCGTGCCTTTGACGTAGAACTGCAAGGTGCCCTTCCGGTTTCGGGCATTTTCGCCGGCCTCGTTAAAGGTCAACGTCCCCGTCGTCTCACCGGCTTTGATGGTAAAGGACCCGATGACGGTCCCATCTTCAGCGGTCAACGGGATCGTGGTATCGTTCGCCGCGACTAACCCGTTCGGCAAAGTCACCGAGGCCGATTGATTAGCAATCGACACGTCGTCTGGAATCGACCAATTATAACTAGCTTCGTAATTTTCCCACTTACTAAATTCGGAATTACTGGTGACGGTACTTCCGGCGGAATCCGTAACCGTCGCATCCCCAGCGGCCAGACCACTCACGGTCACGGCCGCGTGCGACGTCACGGGGGCGGCCAGCATCAATCCAGCGAGTAACGCCACGATGCCGGCCACGATGGTTGTAACCAACTTCCGCATAAGACATTCCTCCCTTGGTTCAATCTAACTTCCTTTGACCCTTAAGGGACCTCATCTCCTTCGTCCAAATCCCTGACGGACCCACTCGTTACCACTTCTACTATAGAGCGATGCCGTCTAGAAAAGACACTCGCCCTCTTCCATTACCCTCTGGTTTGAGTAATCATGTGGCGCAACTAAGTCCTTTAGTCCCTAACCGGTTGCGTTTTGCCGTTCAGCGGTGCCACCGGTTCATCCAACATTTGGTTGAATCACTCGACCGTTTAACTATCGAATATGACAAACTAATGACAATTAACCGAAATTTGCCGTCAGTTCTTAATCTGGGCGATACACGGCAGTAACACAACCCCGGTAAACTCGGAGACATTAAAGGCGGGCGTTCCGCCAACGATTCATCTGAACTCACGACTTCACCAATCACCTATAGGAGGGTGTCTCTTGACTAAATTAATTACGACTTTCATGACCACTACCGTTGCCGCCGTTAGCTTGTTCCTGTTCGGCTCGATCAACGCCGACGCTGCCACTAAGACCTACACGGTGAAATCCGGCGACTCGGTCTGGGCCATCTCCCAAAAGTTCAACCTGTCAATGGCCACCCTCGAAAAGACCAACCACATTCAACACCACGCCCTCGTTGCTGGTCAGACCTTAACGCTAAGCACCACCGCGAAGGCCAAGACCGCCAAGACGACTTCCACGACGTCTAAATCCACAACCACGACTTACACCGGCGCGAACCTGAAAAGCTACGTCTTAGATCAGATGGCGTCGCGGACCGGCGTTCCGGCCGCCACTTGGAACACCATCATCCAACGAGAATCCAACTGGCAACCCAACGTTCGTAACACGTCCAGTGGCGCGTACGGGCTCTTTCAAAACATGCACATCTCCAGCGGCTCCGTTGAAGAACAAGTCGATGCCGCCGTTAGTCTTTACCAGGCCCAGGGCTTAGCCGCTTGGTCCCTTTAATTCAGAATTAGTCCTAGTCAGCGTGCCCCGGCACGCTGACTTTTTCAATTGTCGACTAAATCGCAATGCCCCCTCGCTATTATTTTGTAATATACGGGATTTTACCGGTCAGCTAACCAACGTCAATCCCCGTCAGACCACCATTTAGCAGGATTAATTCCGACCCTTAATTTTCCGTAAAATTAACCAAATAGACCGCTTTCTGGTCGCTTAGCCGACAGAATTATGATATCGGCTTAATCCCGTAGTAACTCCCTGTTAATCAAACTGCAACATTCATCGGTTAAGCTACTAGGTAATGATTAACAGATATGGGAGTTATTAAAAATATGTCAAAACTTAAACTAAAACTTGCAGCATTCTTATTACTATTCAGCTTTTCCTTCGGCATGGCCACGGACGTTACGGCTAGCCTGGGCACACAAGCCACAGTAACGGCCCAAGCGGCCACCAAATTAACCGCTAAGCAAAAGAAACAAATCGCGGCCATCAACGCGTCGTTGTCCAAGAAACAAAAGGCCGCCAAGAAGTGGATCGCCTACCACGAATCTCGGTACAGCTACACCGCTCGTAACGGGAATTGTTACGGTCGTTACCAACTCTTGAAGTCGTACCTCCACGGTAACTACTCCGCCGTCAACCAAGAAAAGACCGCCAACAAATACGTGGCTGGTCGTTACGGCACCTGGACCAAGGCCAAGAAATTCTGGCAGAGTCACCACTGGTACTAAAAATTTCGCCATTACCCCAACGTCACGGACTTTGCGCCGTGGCGTTTTTTTCACTAAAAAAGCGGCGACGTCCTTTCCGAGGAAAGTCGTCGCCGCTAACACGTTTCAATTTTAGATAGCCCAGATGCGGCCCAATTCATAGTCACCGTTTGGATGTTGATAAACGCTAACCTGGAGACCCTTGGTGTTATTCTGAAACAGAAAAACGTCCTGTTCCGCCGAGGTAGCAAATAAGTGCCACGCGCTCGCGTCGTGTCCTAAGAGGGGCAATTGCTCATGGGTCCAAGTTTCAATCGAGATGTTCTGCTTTTGACTAGTGATACTGGCAACTCCTTTTCTCTAAACAACAATCGTTAATTTTAAATGCGCAATTAAGTTGCACACAATATTATTGTAATGCTTATTATACACGAATAGCTTAGTATTTCAATCAAAAAATTCTAGTTGGTATTAATTAACAGGCTGAAAACGGTTTATATTTAACCAGTTACTCTAAAAAGCGCTCTGAATGACTAGTTACCGTCATCCAGAGCGCTTATTTTAACTGATTAAATTACATCCGGGTCGTGCGTGTCCCGGTACTTGCGTTTCAAATAATAGTAGAGCGGCATTCCCAACGCGATCACGATCATCGAAGCCGCGGCCCCGGTGAAATCGGAAAACAACTCGCTGATAACCACGAAACCGGTCCCCAAAATGGCAAAGATGGGCACGATTGGATACCCCGGCGTTCGAAAACCGGTTGGTTGTCCCTCGTGGCGGCGCCGGAGAATAAAGACCCCGACGAACGCGGCGATGTAGAAACTATACATCACGAAAATGCACAATTCCGACAAGCGGTCCGTGTCAATGGTCAGAATCATCGCCGTCGCTAAGACCAGTAGCGTCAACGTGGCCACCACCGGCGTGTGCGTCTTGGGATTCAAGCGCCCCAGGTACTTCGCAAATGGCAACTGGTGCTTGGCAGCCATCGCGTAGTAGATCCGCGGGAAACTCATCACCTTCCCGTTGAGCGCACCGATGATCGAAATCATGATACCAATATTGATCAACCGGCCACCCCAGGTGCCAAACGCACTGGTGGCAAAGTAGGCCGTGGCGTTTTCCCCCAGTGCGTCAATTCGCGTGGCACTCATCGACCGGAAGATGCCGTAGGTCACCCCGAGATATAGCACGATAATGATCGTAATCCCCAGGATAATGGCCAGGGGTAGGAGTTTTTCGGGGCGCTTGATTTCGCCCCCCCAGGTTGGTAATCAGGATCCAGCCATCATAGGCGAAGATGGTCCCCAACACAGCGACCCCGAAGTTGCCCATGCTCTGATGCACACTGGTGATGGTCTCCCCCAGCGCACTTTGGTTACCGAAAAACAGGCCGAACACGATAATCACCAGAATCGGCACTAGCTTACAGATGGTGGTCACGATGGCAAACGTCGCCCCGTACCGATTCTCTAACATGTTGAGGACCGCAACTAACACGATCGTGATAATCGCGATGGGCGCCTTCCAGAAGGAACTGATACCAAAGAAGTTGACCATCAGTAAGCCCAGGTACCCAGCAATTGAGCCCACGATCGAAGGCGCGTAGACGATCACTTGCATCCAGCCGGACATAAAGCCCCAGAATTCCCCGTAAATGTGGGTCATGTACTGGTACAGCCCCCCGGTATGGGGAATCTGTGATCCGATTTCGGACAACGTTAGCCCGTCCGCCAGGGTAATTACGCCCCCCAGCAACCAGGCCAGTAACGCTAAGTTGGTCGACCCCGTCATTTGTAAAACGGAGGCCTGTTTAAAGAAGATTCCGGACCCAATCACGGTTCCAATGACTAGTGAGAGTGCCGACCACAACCCCAGTGATCGGTTCAATCCCACCGTTGACGTTTCTTTCACGATTTCCCCATCTCTTTCTCTCCAAGCTCCGCGCCGACTGCCACCGGCACGGTGTTAGTTTACAGTATACTGAACCACCGGGACCGGCGCAATCAGAACCGACCGGAAGGGGGATTTCAACGCAAAACCTGCGCGGGGTCAAATCCGGCTCCCATGCTTGGCGAAAAATCGCTATAATAGTAGTCTGTAGTAACTTTTTTACCAACTCAACTGAAAGGATAATTTCGATGACGAATAAACGGATTTCACGTTCCTTAATCGTGATGGTCTTCGGGTGGATGTAAGCTGATTCCTGAGACAACTTTTAAGAGAGCGTATAATGAATAAATCGTCTCTCAAAAGGAAGGAATTTTTACATGCCAACTCGTTACGACAAAGAATTCAAACAAAACATCATCAACCTATATAAACAAGGCGAATCAGCCGCCCAACTGGCCAGAGAATATGGCATTGGCTATTCAACCGTTCATAAGTGGATCCAGGGCCAAGCCAAAACTCAATCCGGTAAATCGCCAGACGAAATTAAAGCGATGGAAAAGCGGCTGGCTTCCCTGTCTGAGGAGAACGAAATCCTAAAAAAAGCCCTGGGCTTCCTTGCGCAGAAGTAACCAATATTTTTGATTACATTCACCAAGAAAGCCATCACCACCAGGTAACTAAGATGTGCCGAATTCTCGGTGTTTCCAGAGCTCAGTATTATCGTTATCGATCCCCCAAGCCTTCAAAACGCCGGGCCGAAGATGAGGACTTAAAACAACGGATTCTGCGGATCTTTGCGGAATTCAAGCAGCGATACGGCGTTATGAAGATCCACCATGAATTGAATCTGGAACTTCAACCACTGCAGCGTCGGTGCAGCCCAAGACGGATTTCCCGGCTCATGAAGGAACTGGATATCCACTCCGTTACCGTCAATAAATGGAAAGCGGCTTCGGCTTCCAAAACCAAGGTTGAACAGCGTCCCAACTTGTTTAAGCAGGATTTCTCGACCACTGGTTTAAATCAAAAATGGACCGCTGATATGACCTATATTCAAACGAAGCGTAATGGCTGGTGTTACTTATCAACCATCATGGATCTGCACTCAAGACGAATTATCGGCTATTCATTCTCAAAAAAGATGGCTACTGATTTAGTCTTAAAGACCCTGGAAAGCGCGGTTAAAAATCGAACCATTACTGGGGACCTGATTATCCACACAGACTTAGGATCACAGTACACCAGCGATGATTACAACCAACGT
Above is a window of Levilactobacillus zymae DNA encoding:
- a CDS encoding NAD(P)(+) transhydrogenase (Re/Si-specific) subunit beta codes for the protein MSALQTVSALIYLISAVCYVLGVHMMRSPKTARHGNGLSAIGMFLAVITIIVTIIVEGTIDSVGWIVLILGLALGILYGMVKARKVPMTDVPQLVSLFNAVGGGAAAVIGIFDYLLKGDGATLSLAFSLPVFLDVVIGGITFSGSLIATGKLSGKVPGKPITFPGARLLNIIVVVAILVSAWFMMASPTNVWYVILALVMSLIFGLLMTLPIGGADMPVVVSLLNAFTGLAVAFAGFVINNQVLIIAGALVGAAGTILTLQMADAMNRSVANILAGGFGTGDSDANSTADAVPVDVKETSADDIGLQLAYAHNVMIVPGYGLAAAQAQHEVAELAKVLTDKGINVDYAIHPVAGRMPGHMNVLLADVNVPYEQMKQLDDANPMFENTDVSLVIGANDVTNPLARESGNEISGMPILDVDKSKSVVVIKRSMSTGYAGIQNPLFSMDNTQMFFSDAKKGLQDIVAATKQYLE
- a CDS encoding NAD(P) transhydrogenase subunit alpha, with the protein product MSEELFTNLAIFVLSLLVGFEVMSKIPATLQTPMMSGANAIHGVVVVGAFVIAAEANSWPFYILAFLGAFFSAVNVAGGYTVTDRMLGMFDRKPAAKQGEADRK
- a CDS encoding NAD(P) transhydrogenase subunit alpha; protein product: MAITISALKEAPGENRVALSPDVVRKMVKSDYQVLIEKNAGQQAFYQDSAYTDAGAQVVDRNTAVEKASIIATIGQPGDNVVDHLQAGQTLLGLLAPLTDLEFVKKLAAKKVNALAFELLPRTVSRAQTMDVLSSQASVAGYKAALLAADKFTRYFPMMITAAGTAKPTKVLVLGTGVAGLQAIGTAKRLGAMVSGYDIRPASRGEVESLGATFLTTSVSATGEGGYARALTPEETAKQQEELAGFIAENDVIITTAQVPGRRPPLLVTQDSVDNAKPGTVFIDLAASELGGNVAGSKADETVTTPNGAQIIAAGDMASQLPASASDMFAKNVQAVINDITKDGELVFDVDDEVVGELLATYQGDIISSRERSAMKLPDRHPEPAEATTDEAQSSAADDSSEESKTKGAD
- a CDS encoding LPXTG cell wall anchor domain-containing protein, whose amino-acid sequence is MHETDQATTTPTPGEPGEGGSTTTPPTTNPSEPGNGGSGVTPPTTNPSEPGNGGSGVTPPTTNPSEPGNGGSGVTPPTTNPSEPGNGGSGVTPPTTNPSEPGNGGSGVTPPTTNPSEPGNGGSSVTPPTTNPSEPGTGHPATTPSVSTPGAAPTTGTGSTGSLTNGGGAAGSVTGGATAGTATANAGVAAGQGPTGSLGSTAHGTLPQTNEQAHGWLTIVGVVTLLLSVSGWTLYRKLRV
- a CDS encoding SpaA isopeptide-forming pilin-related protein, with the protein product MRKLVTTIVAGIVALLAGLMLAAPVTSHAAVTVSGLAAGDATVTDSAGSTVTSNSEFSKWENYEASYNWSIPDDVSIANQSASVTLPNGLVAANDTTIPLTAEDGTVIGSFTIKAGETTGTLTFNEAGENARNRKGTLQFYVKGTTDTKPTDNNWKVNKVGWVGSKAPDGTPTALTWNVAFNAGSQNIGTVTVTDTLGPNQTFIPGSVTANTGSYDASGNFVSNGGKLTPTVSQSGQEITFTFANVTTAVDMTYQTKPNITGGSQTWTNTASSNGSSVTANIAYGGSGTGSGQGYGSVVLTKTGTDDVVLPGAEFELRDSTGQVVQAGLVTDANGQITLNRLLPGDYTLVETKAPAGYELNTTAIPFTIHGRWHGGWSVARNGSGDDYADPW
- a CDS encoding LysM peptidoglycan-binding domain-containing protein, which codes for MTKLITTFMTTTVAAVSLFLFGSINADAATKTYTVKSGDSVWAISQKFNLSMATLEKTNHIQHHALVAGQTLTLSTTAKAKTAKTTSTTSKSTTTTYTGANLKSYVLDQMASRTGVPAATWNTIIQRESNWQPNVRNTSSGAYGLFQNMHISSGSVEEQVDAAVSLYQAQGLAAWSL
- a CDS encoding transglycosylase; translated protein: MSKLKLKLAAFLLLFSFSFGMATDVTASLGTQATVTAQAATKLTAKQKKQIAAINASLSKKQKAAKKWIAYHESRYSYTARNGNCYGRYQLLKSYLHGNYSAVNQEKTANKYVAGRYGTWTKAKKFWQSHHWY
- a CDS encoding IS3 family transposase translates to MPTRYDKEFKQNIINLYKQGESAAQLAREYGIGYSTVHKWIQGQAKTQSGKSPDEIKAMEKRLASLSEENEILKKALGFLAQK
- a CDS encoding IS3 family transposase translates to MHQESHHHQVTKMCRILGVSRAQYYRYRSPKPSKRRAEDEDLKQRILRIFAEFKQRYGVMKIHHELNLELQPLQRRCSPRRISRLMKELDIHSVTVNKWKAASASKTKVEQRPNLFKQDFSTTGLNQKWTADMTYIQTKRNGWCYLSTIMDLHSRRIIGYSFSKKMATDLVLKTLESAVKNRTITGDLIIHTDLGSQYTSDDYNQRLTELHIRHSYSRKGCPYDNAPMESFHASLKKECVYPVPVFENYETAAAVLFEYVHTFYNRKRIHSSLGYQTPLQVEIATLTSQMAA